A window of Patescibacteria group bacterium contains these coding sequences:
- the rfbB gene encoding dTDP-glucose 4,6-dehydratase, with product MKILITGGAGFIGSNFIHYWLKKYPDDEIINLDKLTYCGNLANLKDIEKNKNYKFVKGDICDKKLVDELVKDIDTIIHFAAESHVDRSIQGYAHEFTQTNIIGTQVLLEAAVKHGGQRFHHISTDEVYGALPLDTQEKFNEQTQFKPNSPYSASKAASDHLVRAYWKSFNLPVTITNTSNNYGPYQYPEKLLPVAITNLLKGKKVPIYGDGLYVRDWLYVIDHCRAIDLVLAKGKIGETYCIGGMTEDISNLDLIRQILKVMNKKEKDSLEYIKDRPGHDRRYAVDWSKAKNQLGYEPKYSLKENLEKTINWYQNNQDWWQKILSGEHFKQWEEKHYKK from the coding sequence ATGAAAATACTAATCACCGGCGGAGCCGGATTCATCGGCTCTAACTTTATCCACTATTGGCTAAAAAAATATCCAGATGACGAAATAATTAATCTGGATAAGTTAACTTATTGCGGTAATTTGGCTAATCTCAAAGATATTGAAAAAAATAAAAATTATAAATTTGTCAAAGGGGATATCTGTGATAAAAAGTTAGTCGATGAATTAGTCAAAGATATTGATACTATTATTCATTTTGCCGCTGAGTCGCATGTTGACCGGTCAATCCAGGGCTACGCTCACGAATTTACCCAGACTAATATTATTGGCACCCAAGTATTGCTAGAAGCGGCGGTCAAACACGGCGGCCAGAGATTTCATCATATTTCTACGGATGAGGTTTACGGCGCTTTGCCTTTAGATACTCAAGAAAAATTTAACGAACAAACCCAATTCAAACCAAACAGCCCCTACTCAGCTTCCAAGGCCGCTTCTGACCACCTTGTCAGAGCTTACTGGAAGTCTTTTAATTTACCAGTGACTATTACCAATACTTCTAATAATTATGGTCCTTATCAATATCCGGAAAAATTATTACCGGTAGCTATTACTAATCTATTAAAAGGCAAAAAAGTGCCCATCTATGGTGATGGATTGTATGTTCGCGACTGGCTTTATGTCATTGATCATTGCCGGGCTATTGATTTAGTTTTAGCAAAAGGCAAGATCGGGGAGACTTACTGCATTGGTGGCATGACCGAAGATATTTCTAACTTAGATTTAATCAGGCAGATTTTAAAAGTTATGAATAAAAAAGAAAAAGATTCTTTAGAATATATTAAAGATCGGCCTGGTCATGACCGGCGTTACGCGGTGGACTGGTCTAAAGCTAAAAACCAACTGGGTTATGAACCTAAATATTCTTTGAAAGAAAATTTAGAAAAAACCATAAACTGGTATCAAAATAATCAGGACTGGTGGCAGAAAATATTATCCGGTGAACATTTTAAGCAATGGGAAGAAAAGCACTATAAAAAATAA
- a CDS encoding HDIG domain-containing protein, giving the protein MVAKKLNKKINYQAKKYSLPVIKSLMQKIAAQNAIPQEVNNTWKHSQVVYNFAKKIAHLAIENGFLVNLDYLKPASFVHDIGRMKTGSPGSKEIEPAIYHGLRGYNILKKEGYPESLARICLVHLGGAGLDKKTNQKYGIFKNRNTLAETIEEKIIAYADMRTSFDQKKKKPVISSFKKAYQRFKKYPRLGPKINKNHQFIKKITNHQIT; this is encoded by the coding sequence ATGGTGGCTAAAAAGCTAAATAAGAAAATTAATTACCAAGCCAAAAAGTATTCACTACCGGTGATTAAGTCTTTGATGCAGAAAATTGCCGCTCAGAATGCCATTCCCCAAGAAGTTAATAATACCTGGAAACACAGCCAGGTGGTTTATAATTTTGCCAAAAAAATCGCGCACCTAGCTATTGAAAATGGATTTCTAGTCAATTTAGATTATTTAAAACCGGCCTCTTTTGTCCATGATATCGGCCGGATGAAAACCGGCAGCCCTGGCTCTAAAGAGATAGAGCCGGCTATTTACCACGGGCTGAGGGGTTATAATATTTTAAAAAAAGAGGGCTACCCGGAAAGTTTGGCCCGAATTTGCCTGGTTCACCTGGGTGGGGCTGGACTAGATAAGAAAACAAACCAAAAATATGGTATATTTAAAAATAGAAATACTTTAGCCGAGACTATTGAAGAAAAAATTATTGCCTACGCTGATATGCGCACCTCCTTTGATCAAAAAAAGAAAAAACCGGTCATTTCCAGCTTTAAAAAAGCTTATCAGAGATTTAAAAAATATCCGCGTCTGGGTCCGAAAATAAATAAGAATCATCAATTTATAAAAAAAATAACTAATCACCAGATCACATGA
- the murA gene encoding UDP-N-acetylglucosamine 1-carboxyvinyltransferase, whose protein sequence is MSKFVIEGGKSLKGEINISGMKNAATPILAATLLSDKNFVIKNVPNIADVRTLIEIMLSLGVAVNFKNNVVKVSAGDISFNQLNKEKVEAMRSSILLLAPLLTRFKEVRIPQPGGCIIGSRPIDTHLYVFKKLGAKIEQKNEEYILKAKNLKGSTIILPEFSVTATENAIMAAVLAQGLTTIKMAAAEPHVQDLCNFLNKFGARIKGIGTHTLKIRGVERLKGGSYKIIPDQIEAGTFAVMAAATRSKLTIKQVVSEHLESVVLKLKAAGVKLEEKKNYIKIKKSRSLKSFKVQTMPYPGFPTDLQAPFSVLATQCPGTSLIHDPLFENRMSHIKELMKMGANATICDPHRVLITGPTPLFGQFIKSPDLRAGATLIIAGLIAEGTTEIDQAEIIDRGYEDIDRRLKDLGADIKRINNE, encoded by the coding sequence ATGTCTAAATTTGTTATTGAGGGTGGTAAATCCCTTAAAGGAGAAATAAATATATCCGGTATGAAAAACGCGGCGACTCCGATTCTAGCGGCTACTCTTTTATCTGATAAAAATTTTGTTATAAAAAATGTGCCTAATATTGCCGATGTCAGAACTTTAATAGAAATTATGTTGAGTTTAGGAGTGGCGGTCAATTTTAAAAATAATGTAGTAAAAGTTTCGGCCGGGGATATTAGTTTTAACCAGTTGAACAAAGAAAAAGTTGAAGCCATGCGCTCTTCCATACTTTTATTAGCTCCTCTTTTGACTCGTTTCAAAGAGGTAAGAATTCCCCAACCCGGCGGCTGTATTATTGGTAGCCGACCGATTGATACTCACTTGTATGTTTTTAAAAAACTAGGGGCTAAAATAGAGCAAAAAAACGAAGAGTATATTTTAAAAGCTAAGAATCTCAAAGGTTCTACTATTATTTTACCAGAATTTTCAGTTACTGCAACAGAAAACGCGATTATGGCTGCTGTTTTAGCTCAAGGCCTGACCACTATTAAAATGGCGGCCGCTGAGCCACATGTGCAGGATTTGTGTAATTTTCTTAATAAATTCGGAGCTAGAATAAAAGGCATTGGCACTCATACTCTGAAAATAAGAGGAGTTGAAAGATTAAAAGGCGGTTCTTATAAAATTATACCGGATCAGATAGAAGCCGGCACTTTTGCAGTTATGGCTGCGGCTACCCGTTCGAAATTAACTATCAAACAAGTGGTGTCGGAACATCTGGAAAGCGTAGTATTAAAATTAAAAGCGGCCGGTGTAAAATTAGAAGAGAAAAAAAATTATATTAAAATAAAAAAATCCAGAAGCTTGAAATCTTTTAAAGTGCAAACCATGCCCTATCCGGGGTTTCCCACAGATTTACAGGCTCCTTTTTCCGTTTTGGCCACCCAATGCCCGGGCACCAGCTTAATTCATGACCCTCTTTTTGAAAACCGTATGAGCCATATTAAAGAATTAATGAAAATGGGGGCTAACGCTACTATTTGCGATCCGCACCGCGTTTTAATTACCGGTCCGACACCGCTTTTTGGCCAATTTATCAAAAGCCCTGACCTTAGAGCCGGCGCTACTCTTATTATTGCCGGGCTCATTGCCGAAGGCACCACTGAAATTGACCAAGCCGAAATAATTGACCGAGGCTATGAAGATATTGACCGGCGATTAAAAGATTTAGGGGCGGATATAAAGAGAATAAACAATGAATAA
- the rfbD gene encoding dTDP-4-dehydrorhamnose reductase, with protein MKTLIIGSQGMLGSELMSEFSGYYPLGLDKDELDITKPKMIEAFFRKEAPELVINAAAYTDVDACQDNQELAYEVNGRGVGFLAKYCRQFGSKLIHYSTDYVFNGQKKAGYDENDTPDPVSVYGKSKLLGEKLIQEQTDNFYILRTAWLYGPNGPNFVKTMLDLADKKKEIKVVNDQHGSPTHALDLAQKTKEIIEKNQDFGIYHTTNAGSCTWYELARAIFKIAQKEIKLLPVTSDQFPRPALRPQYSILNNNKLKPMRKWPEALREFLTKIL; from the coding sequence ATGAAAACTTTAATTATTGGCTCGCAAGGTATGCTCGGTTCTGAATTAATGTCAGAGTTTTCTGGTTATTATCCTTTGGGCTTGGATAAAGATGAATTAGATATTACTAAGCCAAAAATGATTGAAGCTTTTTTTAGAAAAGAAGCGCCGGAATTAGTGATTAACGCGGCTGCTTATACTGATGTTGATGCCTGTCAAGATAATCAAGAGCTAGCTTATGAAGTTAATGGACGGGGAGTCGGCTTTTTAGCTAAATACTGCCGCCAGTTCGGCTCTAAGCTAATTCACTACAGCACCGATTATGTCTTTAACGGCCAAAAAAAAGCCGGCTATGATGAGAACGACACTCCTGATCCGGTTAGTGTTTATGGTAAATCAAAATTATTAGGAGAAAAATTAATTCAGGAACAAACCGATAATTTTTATATTTTAAGAACGGCCTGGCTTTACGGGCCAAACGGTCCTAACTTTGTTAAAACTATGCTGGATTTGGCCGATAAAAAAAAGGAAATAAAAGTAGTTAATGATCAGCACGGCTCACCGACTCACGCCTTAGATTTAGCTCAAAAAACCAAAGAAATAATAGAAAAAAATCAGGATTTTGGCATTTATCACACCACCAATGCTGGCTCATGTACCTGGTATGAATTAGCCCGGGCCATTTTTAAAATAGCTCAAAAAGAAATAAAATTATTGCCGGTTACCTCTGATCAATTCCCCCGGCCAGCTTTGCGGCCCCAATATTCCATTTTAAATAATAATAAGCTAAAGCCGATGAGAAAGTGGCCCGAGGCTTTAAGGGAGTTTTTGACAAAAATTTTATAA
- a CDS encoding PEGA domain-containing protein, whose protein sequence is MTIKKRRIFYLALFLVFIILAPIIVLYATGYNFNIGQKKFTKTGFLALDSYPQNADIYIDNTITKEKTPEKFRYLSPRLYNIKIKKSGYTDWSKNLKILPNLSTFAEKIVLFLKKPLAENLLEENITQYKVSPNGEKIALVIKKNDYQVLVIDLKNKNKKVIKKSIKSPITQIEWIDNFLFLAGKNEEKNEYQIISTIYSEEINLSEISDKEFTKIEPYKDNFYTLSENILYKIDLSNKKLTRVSEKQVSDFTVKNNIYYIGKNNQEKNLYRLENDEDKIIDNLNYKLNYRFISLKNNNFILASENNFFLYKDENIRINFNQKITKAEISPDSKKLMYYNSHEIWLYDWEKEENHLITRISEEIKNSFWYPRHHYIVYEAANTIKATEVDLRDKRNQITLYAASENIDFISLVSEKYLSLITKKEPLSVLKLLKIQK, encoded by the coding sequence ATGACGATTAAAAAAAGAAGAATATTTTACCTGGCGCTTTTTTTGGTATTTATTATTTTGGCCCCGATAATAGTTTTATACGCTACCGGCTATAATTTTAATATTGGGCAGAAAAAATTCACTAAAACCGGTTTTCTGGCGCTTGATTCCTACCCTCAAAACGCTGATATCTATATTGATAACACAATCACTAAAGAAAAAACCCCGGAAAAATTCCGCTACCTCAGCCCCAGGCTTTATAATATTAAGATTAAAAAAAGCGGCTATACTGACTGGTCAAAAAATTTAAAGATACTGCCAAACCTATCTACTTTTGCCGAAAAGATAGTTTTATTTTTAAAAAAGCCCTTAGCTGAAAATTTATTAGAAGAAAATATTACTCAATATAAAGTTTCCCCAAATGGTGAAAAAATAGCTCTTGTTATAAAAAAAAATGATTATCAAGTTTTAGTTATTGACTTAAAAAATAAAAATAAAAAAGTGATTAAAAAGTCTATTAAGTCACCGATTACCCAAATCGAATGGATTGATAATTTTTTGTTTTTAGCCGGGAAAAATGAGGAAAAAAACGAGTACCAGATTATCAGTACCATTTATTCAGAAGAAATAAATCTTTCCGAAATTTCTGATAAAGAGTTTACAAAAATAGAGCCTTATAAAGATAACTTTTATACTTTATCGGAAAATATTCTTTACAAAATTGATTTATCAAATAAAAAATTAACTAGAGTTTCTGAAAAACAAGTAAGTGATTTTACAGTCAAAAATAATATTTATTATATTGGAAAAAATAATCAAGAAAAGAATCTTTATCGTCTTGAAAACGATGAAGATAAAATAATAGACAATTTAAACTATAAACTTAATTATCGTTTTATTAGTTTAAAAAATAATAATTTCATACTGGCTTCAGAAAATAATTTTTTTCTTTATAAAGATGAAAATATAAGAATAAATTTTAATCAAAAAATTACAAAGGCTGAGATTTCTCCAGACAGTAAAAAATTAATGTATTATAATTCTCATGAAATTTGGCTTTATGACTGGGAAAAAGAAGAAAATCATTTAATTACTCGCATCAGTGAAGAAATAAAAAATTCTTTTTGGTATCCGCGCCACCATTACATAGTTTATGAAGCAGCTAATACTATTAAAGCCACCGAGGTAGATTTAAGAGATAAACGCAATCAAATCACTCTGTATGCGGCTTCTGAAAATATTGATTTTATTTCTTTGGTTTCAGAAAAATATTTATCTTTGATAACCAAAAAAGAACCATTGTCGGTTCTTAAATTGCTAAAAATACAAAAATAA
- a CDS encoding acylphosphatase — MIKRVKIMLEGLVQGVNMRYNIKQVARDLDLKGYVRNTNDGRVEIIVVGSENKLEDFFSWLKSGRTPGQIQNIDKKYLENKKNYQNFKIKY; from the coding sequence ATGATTAAAAGAGTTAAAATTATGCTTGAAGGCCTTGTTCAAGGGGTGAATATGCGTTATAATATAAAACAAGTAGCCAGAGATTTAGATTTAAAAGGCTATGTCAGAAATACTAATGACGGCCGGGTGGAAATAATAGTGGTTGGCTCTGAAAATAAACTAGAAGATTTTTTTTCTTGGCTAAAAAGTGGCCGGACACCAGGACAAATACAAAATATTGATAAAAAATATCTAGAAAATAAAAAAAATTACCAAAATTTCAAAATAAAATATTAA
- a CDS encoding sugar phosphate nucleotidyltransferase, producing the protein MKGIVLAGGTGSRLEPLTKVTNKHLLPVYDKPMIYYPLETLIRAGIKDILIISGPGHAGHFLNLLGSGREFGVNLTYEIQEEAGGIAQALGLARDFADEEKIAVILGDNIFVDNFAAPMQDFARHQDGSMIFIKEVADPERFGVASVEGDKITKIEEKPKNPATNLAVTGLYLYDNHVFEIIKTLKPSDRGELEITDVNNHYIKDKKMKFAMVKNNWTDAGTFKSLFRANKIMAEKNES; encoded by the coding sequence ATGAAAGGAATAGTCTTAGCTGGCGGTACCGGTTCACGCCTGGAGCCGCTCACTAAAGTAACCAATAAACACTTATTACCGGTTTATGACAAGCCGATGATTTATTATCCTTTGGAAACTCTGATTAGAGCCGGTATTAAAGATATTCTAATTATTTCCGGACCAGGACACGCCGGTCATTTTCTTAATTTACTCGGTTCAGGCCGCGAATTTGGGGTTAATCTAACCTATGAAATCCAGGAAGAAGCCGGCGGTATTGCCCAGGCCTTGGGTTTGGCTCGTGACTTTGCTGATGAAGAGAAAATAGCCGTGATCTTGGGAGATAATATTTTTGTTGATAATTTTGCCGCGCCAATGCAGGATTTTGCCCGACACCAAGACGGATCAATGATTTTTATTAAAGAAGTTGCCGATCCGGAAAGATTTGGCGTAGCCAGTGTTGAGGGAGATAAAATTACCAAGATTGAAGAAAAACCGAAAAATCCGGCCACTAACCTGGCCGTGACCGGGCTTTATCTCTATGATAATCATGTTTTTGAAATTATCAAAACCCTCAAACCTTCTGATCGGGGAGAGCTAGAAATTACTGACGTTAATAATCATTACATCAAAGATAAGAAGATGAAATTTGCTATGGTTAAGAATAACTGGACTGATGCCGGCACTTTTAAATCACTCTTTCGGGCTAATAAAATTATGGCTGAAAAAAACGAAAGCTAA
- a CDS encoding adenosylhomocysteinase, with translation MNYDIKSIKLAKQGEIRIEWAEKQMDVLRQIKNDFKKSKPLKGLKIGACLHVTSETANLMRTLKAGGAKVYLCASNPLSTQDEVAAALVKNSQIPVFAINNENKKTYYQHLNAVLDQKPVITLDDGADLVSTLHRQRKDQIKQIYASMEETTTGVIRLKSMAKNKVLKLPVVAVNDANTKHFFDNRYGTGQSTMDGIIRATNILLAGRKVVIAGYGWCGRGAAMRAKGLGAHVIVTEIDPLKAIEAVMDGFQVMPMAEAAKIGDIFITLTGDINVIRKKHFEMMKNEAVVCNSGHFDVEIDLKTLKKMAKSSRDTRNFVKEYTLKNNKKINVLAGGRLINLAAAEGHPASVMDMSFANQALCCQWVAGEPQNLTNKVYGVPQKIDEKVASMKLKAMGVKIDKLTPEQKKYLASWSVGT, from the coding sequence TCGATTAAATTAGCCAAACAAGGCGAAATTAGAATTGAGTGGGCCGAAAAACAAATGGATGTTTTGCGCCAGATAAAAAATGATTTTAAAAAAAGTAAACCCTTAAAGGGCCTGAAAATCGGGGCTTGTCTGCATGTTACTTCTGAAACGGCCAATCTCATGCGCACTTTAAAGGCTGGCGGGGCTAAGGTTTATTTATGCGCTTCCAATCCATTATCCACTCAGGACGAGGTAGCGGCCGCTCTGGTTAAAAATTCCCAGATTCCGGTCTTTGCTATTAACAACGAGAATAAAAAGACTTATTATCAGCATTTAAACGCCGTTCTAGACCAAAAACCAGTCATTACCTTGGATGATGGGGCTGATTTGGTGTCTACCCTTCACCGCCAAAGAAAAGACCAAATAAAGCAAATTTACGCTTCTATGGAGGAAACTACTACCGGTGTCATTCGCTTAAAAAGCATGGCCAAAAATAAAGTCTTAAAACTGCCGGTAGTGGCCGTTAATGACGCTAACACCAAACACTTTTTTGATAACCGCTATGGCACCGGCCAGAGCACGATGGATGGTATCATCCGGGCCACCAATATTTTATTAGCCGGGCGGAAGGTGGTTATTGCCGGCTATGGCTGGTGTGGCCGGGGAGCGGCTATGCGAGCTAAAGGACTGGGCGCTCATGTTATTGTCACGGAAATTGATCCCCTTAAAGCCATTGAAGCGGTTATGGACGGCTTTCAAGTCATGCCCATGGCCGAGGCCGCTAAAATTGGGGATATTTTTATCACTTTGACCGGTGATATTAATGTTATTAGAAAAAAACATTTTGAGATGATGAAAAACGAGGCCGTGGTCTGTAATTCCGGTCATTTTGACGTGGAAATAGATTTAAAAACTCTAAAGAAGATGGCAAAATCCAGCCGTGACACCAGAAATTTTGTTAAAGAATATACTTTAAAAAACAATAAGAAAATTAATGTTTTAGCGGGCGGACGTTTAATTAATTTAGCGGCCGCTGAAGGTCATCCGGCTTCAGTTATGGACATGAGTTTTGCTAACCAGGCTCTTTGCTGCCAGTGGGTGGCCGGGGAGCCTCAGAATTTGACTAATAAAGTCTATGGCGTGCCTCAAAAAATTGATGAAAAAGTAGCCAGCATGAAATTAAAAGCTATGGGTGTGAAAATTGATAAACTTACCCCGGAGCAAAAAAAATATTTAGCTTCGTGGTCAGTCGGCACATAA
- a CDS encoding S41 family peptidase encodes MNNKTGKRKYLITLVVFFILAAFIGGFLLGFSSNSSWQKNVSLKEALSLLSDNNSSVNYILFNKVWHAIEENYVNGSLDKQKMLYGAISGLVNSLEDPYSTFLNPELSKVFLNEIEGSFEGIGAEIGIKNNQLQVIAPLEGSPAKKAGLQAKDKIIKIDGQETTNMSLDYAVSLIRGEKDTAVTLTVAREGLEELKDIKITRDKINIKSVDWSIITSQDKKIGYLEISSFTDDTMNLLDQATNDFLLKDVQGIILDLRNNSGGYLETSIKVASLFIEEGVIVKEKFSEENITEYQAKGEAKLQGYPMTVIINEGSASASEIVAGALKDYNQATLVGETSFGKGSVQEYEQFSDGSSLKLTTAKWLTPKGHNINEKGITPDVEVELTQEDFDNDKDPQFDKALELIKEEINQR; translated from the coding sequence ATGAATAATAAAACTGGTAAAAGAAAATATTTAATTACTCTAGTTGTTTTTTTTATCCTGGCTGCTTTTATTGGCGGTTTTTTATTGGGTTTTTCCTCTAATTCTTCCTGGCAAAAAAATGTTTCCTTAAAAGAGGCTTTAAGTCTGTTGTCAGATAATAATTCCTCAGTTAATTATATACTTTTTAATAAGGTTTGGCATGCCATTGAAGAAAATTATGTTAATGGTTCTCTTGATAAACAAAAAATGCTTTATGGGGCTATTTCTGGCCTAGTAAACAGCCTGGAAGACCCTTATTCCACTTTTCTTAATCCTGAGCTATCAAAAGTCTTTTTGAATGAAATTGAGGGCAGTTTTGAGGGTATTGGCGCTGAAATTGGTATCAAAAATAATCAGCTGCAGGTTATCGCTCCTCTAGAGGGTTCACCGGCTAAGAAAGCTGGTTTACAGGCCAAAGATAAAATTATTAAAATAGACGGGCAAGAAACGACTAATATGAGTTTGGATTACGCGGTTTCTTTAATCAGAGGGGAAAAGGATACGGCCGTTACTTTGACTGTGGCCAGGGAGGGATTGGAAGAGCTTAAAGATATAAAAATAACCAGAGATAAAATTAACATAAAAAGTGTTGATTGGAGTATTATTACCAGCCAAGATAAAAAAATTGGTTATTTAGAAATATCAAGTTTTACTGATGACACTATGAATTTACTTGACCAAGCCACTAATGATTTTTTACTTAAAGATGTTCAAGGTATCATTTTAGATTTGCGGAACAATTCAGGAGGCTATTTAGAAACCTCTATAAAAGTAGCTTCGCTTTTTATAGAAGAGGGAGTTATTGTTAAAGAAAAATTTTCTGAGGAGAATATTACCGAGTACCAAGCTAAGGGGGAAGCTAAATTACAAGGCTATCCGATGACGGTAATTATTAATGAAGGAAGTGCTTCTGCCTCTGAAATTGTAGCCGGTGCTTTAAAAGATTATAATCAGGCCACCCTTGTCGGTGAAACCTCTTTTGGTAAGGGTTCAGTCCAGGAGTATGAACAATTTTCTGACGGCTCTTCTCTTAAATTAACCACCGCTAAATGGCTTACCCCTAAAGGACATAATATTAATGAAAAAGGGATTACTCCGGATGTTGAAGTAGAGCTAACCCAGGAAGATTTTGATAATGACAAAGACCCCCAGTTTGATAAAGCTTTAGAATTGATAAAAGAAGAAATAAACCAGAGGTAA